GCGAACGGCTGCAAAGATGCCGCAGCAATGCGTTTATGTTTTTGCTGGATGAAGAGAGCAGGCCCCACGTGAGAGCGTTATTGCTGCGGGAAGCCGGCGCGCTGGTTTGACCCGGGCCAACGCCCTTGCGCGTGCGGCCCCATGAAAACAGCGGCTTTGATTTTTTCAAAGCCGCTGTTTCGGCATGCCCGGAAAAATGGCTGCCCCCGACGGTTTTTCAGCCATAGTGCGGCAGTTTACAGAATGTGCTGAAATTCTGGAAGCCGCTTTACTCCCATTTGAACCATTTAAGAGCTACAAAAATACACAGAAGGACAATTACAGACATTACAAGCAGCGGCACCAGCACATTGCGGGCCGGCAGCCCCAAAAAGGCAGCTTTCAGCAGCTTTATCCCCTGTGTGAGCGGAAGAACATCCGCAAGCTTTTGAAGCGCCGCGGGCATAACCTCATAGGGCAACGTGGCCCCGGAAAAGATCAGCATGGGAAAATACAAAATGCTTGCGATCATGCCGGCCATTTTTTGATTGGGGGCCACGCCCCCTACCATGATACCGATGCTGAAGATGGAAACGAGCACCAAAAGGTAGCCGCCGAGAAAGGCCGCAGGCGACCCGTGGAATCGGCAGCCAAAGAAAAGGGCGGCCGCAACGTACAGCAGCACGAGGGAAAGCACCGCATAGAGCGTGTAGACCGCGACCTGCACAAAAAGGATCATGGCGGGCCGGACGGGCGTTACTTTATAACGCTTCAATATGCCCTTGCTGCGGTAATCGGATACGACCAGCGGTAACCCCATAACACCGCCCGCGCAGATGGAAATTGTGGAAAGCGCGCCAAAGGATTGCTCTAAAAAGGTATACCCCGCGCCCTCGCAGGCGGGTTTGCCGCCATATAGAATTCCCAGGATCACCAGCACAGCAAGGGGAACACAAATTGCGAATATGAACATATCCATGCCCCGCAGCGACAATTTCAGTTCCGTTTTCAGCATGGTTTTAAACGTTTTCATCGGCCTGCTCCTCCTCGCTTGTATACCAAAGGTAGGCGTCCTCGAATTTACTGCAGGGGCTGCCCTTGATTGCCTGGGGAACCGTGCCGTAAAACACGATTTCCCCTTTTTTTAAAATACAAACCTGGTCGCACAGGGCTTCCACCTCGTCCATAAAATGAGAGGTCAAAAAAATGGTAAGCCCCTTTTTCTTCAGGCCGGAAAGGATGTTCCAAACTTCCCGGCGCGCTTTTGCGTCCAGCCCGGTTGTGAGTTCGTCCAGAAAAACAACCTTTGGATCCGGGATGAGCGCAAGAACGATGAACAACCGCTGCCTTTGCCCGCCGGACAGCTCCCGGACGAGATTTTTTTGCTTACCGGCAATTCCAAACCTTTTCAACAGCTCGTTGGGATCGGCCGGGCGCTGATAGAGCGACGCGGTGACTTTGCAAAGCTCGGCCACGGTGATCTGATCCTGGTAATTTGATTCCTGAAACTGGACGCCCACTTTTTCGAATAATTTTTTGCGGTGGGCAAGCGGGTTCATTCCCAAAATGGAAACCTGCCCGCCATCCATTCTTTTTGTTCCCAAAACACACTCGATCACTGTGCTTTTGCCCGCCCCGTTGGCTCCTAGCAGCCCGAAAACCATCCCGGGCATTACCGAAAAGCTGATGTTGTTTGCCGCAAGCAGCCTGCCGTAGGATTTTGTAAGCCGCTCGACCCTGATTACTTCCTGCATGGATCCGCCTCCTTGTTTTGATGCAAAAAGAATACCACCAATGAAAACATTGGTGGTAAGGTGGAGGGTTTAGGAATTTGCAGCCTTCATTCTTTGCAGCATACAAAGCATTTGTTTGGCGTTTTCTTCGGCTGCGGACAAAGAGGTAAGGAGCCTGTCGCATACCGCAATGATCGTTTCGTCTGCTTTGGGCGTATTGAGCGCCGTTTTTATATCCACATCCGGGTTTTGTGACAACTGGGAGAGCAGCCTCAAAATTGCCTCTAAAGAATAATTTGCGCACCGCAGGGAACGGATCACTTTTAAGCGCTGTAGGTCTTTGTCGGTATACACACGATACCCATTTTGCCTGCGCCTGACCGCCAGCAAACCGTTCATTTCCCAGTTTCGCAGGGTGTCCATGGAAATGCCGAGATATTCCGACACCTCTTTTCTTTTGAAAAGGTGCAGGTTCTTTTGCGGCGTGCCGGACAGAATTTGCCGCACAATTTGAATTGCTTCCTCTGCATTGGCGCGCTCTTGCTGAATTTGCGCTATATACTCCTGTGTAAGCAAAAGAGCTGTGCCGAAATTGCCTGCCGCCGCGCTTTTTACCATTTGAACAATTTTTTTGCGCAGGCCATTTTGCAGCACCTCCACACGAAAGGCAAGGCGGGCAAGCCTGAATTGCTCAACATGAAGCTCTGTAAACACGCGATAGCCGTTGGACAGGCGCTGCGGCTTTGGTATGAGCCCCAATTCCTCATACAGCCGGACCGTGTTGGGGTGAACCCCGATGGCGGCGGCTATTTCAGAAGTTTTATAGGTGTTCATTGGCTCCCCCCTCCCCGTTAAGGCAATTTTATCACAAGCCAAAAGTATGGTGTAATAGTGGAGGAACCGGCTGCCAACCTTTCAGCCTCCTTAAAACTTCCAATCATTCCTTCAATGCCGTTAACGGCGCGACGAATACCCCGTCCGACCGCTGATATGCGGCATTGGCCAGGCCGCAGAGCACGCAGAGGACGGCCGGGGGCTTGCCCTTTGGATCCTGCGCGATCTGCTTTTTGATCTCAAGAAGATTCTGCGCCGCCGCGTCGATCTGGTTGGCCCCCAGCTTGATTTCAAAGGCGCACCACTGGCCGTCGGGCAGCTCCACCACCGCGTCGATCTCCTGATTTTTGTAGTCCTGGTAGTGATAAAGGTTTCCGCCGAAGGATTCGGCGTAAATGCGCAGGTCCCGCTCGCACAGGGCCTCGAACAGGAAACCAAGGGTTTGCAGGTCGCCCAACAGCCCCGACGGTGCGGCCTTCAGCAGGGCACAGGCCAGGGACGGGTCGGCAAAGTGCCGCTTTTCCGCCTGCTTGACCCGGACGGAGGAGCGGATGCCGGCGGAAAAGGGCGGCTGGTCGTCGGTGAGAAAAAGCCGCTTGAAAATATCCAGATAAGCCGCCACGGTATTGCTGTCGATGTCCTCGTCATCCACCGCCTTCACGTCCCGCATGAGGGTCTTGTTGGTGACGGTGGTGCTCTCGTTGCGGGCCAGGGAACGCAGCAGCAGGCGCATTTTTCGGGTATCGCGCTTTACGCCGTCGATGCGGTATACATCATCGGCGATGACGGCGTTCAGGTATTCCATGGGGAGCAGCGCGGCCTGCTGCAAGGGCAGGCCCAAGCTGCCCGGCCAACCGCCGCGGACGATCAGTTCAATGAGCTTTTTTAAATCTACCTCGCCGGTCATGGCGGGGGTCAACTCGCCGCGGCACAGCTTTTCCAGGGACACCTTTCCACTGGAATCGCCGGATTCCCAGAGGGACATGGGGCGCATCCGCAGCCGGGCAATCCGGCCCGCACCGCTGTGGAGGATGCCTTTATGGTTTGGGGTAGCGGAGCCGGTGAGGATAAATTGCCCCTTTCGGGCGGTTTGATCGACTCTGTATCGCACCGCATCCCAAAGGGGCGGCACCTCCTGCCATTCGTCGATGAGGCGGGGCGTTTCGCCCTCCAGCACTAAAGCCGGGAACAGCTCCGCCAGCTTCCGGTTCTGAAAATTGCCGGCGGGGTCGCCAATGTAGATCCCGCTCCTGCTGTGATACGAGGAGGTCCAGGTTTT
This window of the Oscillospiraceae bacterium genome carries:
- a CDS encoding ABC transporter ATP-binding protein; its protein translation is MQEVIRVERLTKSYGRLLAANNISFSVMPGMVFGLLGANGAGKSTVIECVLGTKRMDGGQVSILGMNPLAHRKKLFEKVGVQFQESNYQDQITVAELCKVTASLYQRPADPNELLKRFGIAGKQKNLVRELSGGQRQRLFIVLALIPDPKVVFLDELTTGLDAKARREVWNILSGLKKKGLTIFLTSHFMDEVEALCDQVCILKKGEIVFYGTVPQAIKGSPCSKFEDAYLWYTSEEEQADENV
- a CDS encoding ATPase → MEQQSYKPRIIDQKLEEYLSAFGAVCIEGPKWCGKTWTSSYHSRSGIYIGDPAGNFQNRKLAELFPALVLEGETPRLIDEWQEVPPLWDAVRYRVDQTARKGQFILTGSATPNHKGILHSGAGRIARLRMRPMSLWESGDSSGKVSLEKLCRGELTPAMTGEVDLKKLIELIVRGGWPGSLGLPLQQAALLPMEYLNAVIADDVYRIDGVKRDTRKMRLLLRSLARNESTTVTNKTLMRDVKAVDDEDIDSNTVAAYLDIFKRLFLTDDQPPFSAGIRSSVRVKQAEKRHFADPSLACALLKAAPSGLLGDLQTLGFLFEALCERDLRIYAESFGGNLYHYQDYKNQEIDAVVELPDGQWCAFEIKLGANQIDAAAQNLLEIKKQIAQDPKGKPPAVLCVLCGLANAAYQRSDGVFVAPLTALKE
- a CDS encoding transport permease protein, coding for MKTFKTMLKTELKLSLRGMDMFIFAICVPLAVLVILGILYGGKPACEGAGYTFLEQSFGALSTISICAGGVMGLPLVVSDYRSKGILKRYKVTPVRPAMILFVQVAVYTLYAVLSLVLLYVAAALFFGCRFHGSPAAFLGGYLLVLVSIFSIGIMVGGVAPNQKMAGMIASILYFPMLIFSGATLPYEVMPAALQKLADVLPLTQGIKLLKAAFLGLPARNVLVPLLVMSVIVLLCIFVALKWFKWE
- a CDS encoding MerR family transcriptional regulator, whose translation is MNTYKTSEIAAAIGVHPNTVRLYEELGLIPKPQRLSNGYRVFTELHVEQFRLARLAFRVEVLQNGLRKKIVQMVKSAAAGNFGTALLLTQEYIAQIQQERANAEEAIQIVRQILSGTPQKNLHLFKRKEVSEYLGISMDTLRNWEMNGLLAVRRRQNGYRVYTDKDLQRLKVIRSLRCANYSLEAILRLLSQLSQNPDVDIKTALNTPKADETIIAVCDRLLTSLSAAEENAKQMLCMLQRMKAANS